The proteins below are encoded in one region of Sander lucioperca isolate FBNREF2018 chromosome 11, SLUC_FBN_1.2, whole genome shotgun sequence:
- the psmg4 gene encoding proteasome assembly chaperone 4, with product MNDTQNGAVFDAITVHNFSEKILEQVIHFHVMKLSGGFFLWVGSSPVLSDLAVSMSSRYDSMPLSTLVMGDPSNTASNSLAQRLAKKTKKQVFVSYSLPMTDSNLSLSVENRIKKELELHPEHF from the exons atgaaCGACACACAAAACGGAGCGGTGTTTGACGCCATTACGGTGCACAATTTTTCGGAGAAGATTTTGGAGCAGGTCATACACTTTCATGTGATGAAGCTCAGCGGAGGGTTCTTCCTGTGGGTCGGTTCGAGTCCGGTTCTGTCCGACCTGGCGGTCTCAATGAGCAGCAGATAC GATTCGATGCCTTTATCTACATTAGTCATGGGGGACCCATCCAATACGGCTTCAAATTCCTTGGCACAGAGATTAG CAAAGAAGACCAAAAAGCAGGTATTTGTGAGTTACAGTCTTCCGATGACAGACTCCAACCTCAGTCTTTCGGTGGAGAACAGGATCAAAAAGGAGCTGGAGCTTCACCCGGAACacttttga
- the bphl gene encoding valacyclovir hydrolase codes for MALFLLGGRFFKRTTDIKRVMKESFQSYCSSLASGRQHVNGVDLYYEQTGRGKHAVLLIPGALGCIWTDFGPQLKSLNKERFTVVGWDPRGYGQSRPPDRDFPPDFFERDAKDAVDLMKALGFDKFSLLGWSDGGITALIAAAKNPDLISKMVVWGSNAFVSQQDLKLYNAVRDVSKWSARMRQPMEEVYGAQVFAKTWEAWGDGIAQFAKRPEGSICLELLPLISCPTLIIHGEKDPMVPSFHPQCLLKHIKGSRLHLMPEGKHNLHLRYADEFNRLVEDFLGVMD; via the exons ATGGCGTTGTTTTTACTCGGAGGACGTTTCTTTAAACGCACAACTGACATTAAGAGAGTCATGAAAGAGTCATTCCAGTCGTACTG CTCTTCGCTGGCCTCGGGCAGGCAGCATGTTAACGGAGTGGATCTGTACTACGAGCAGACAGGCAGAGGGAAACACGCCGTGCTGTTGATTCCTGGTGCTCTGG GGTGCATTTGGACTGATTTTGGACCTCAGCTGAAGTCTCTGAATAAGGAACGCTTCACTGTAGTGGGCTGGGATCCCCGTGGTTACGGACAATCCCGCCCCCCAGACAGAGACTTCCCCCCTGACTTCTTTGAGAGGGATGCAAAGGACGCAGTGGATCTTATGAAG GCATTGGGCTTTGATAAGTTCTCTCTGCTGGGGTGGAGTGACGGAGGGATCACTGCTCTGATTGCAGCAGCAAAGAACCCCGACCTGATCAGCAAGATGGTTGTATGGGGAAGCAATGCCTTTGTTTCCCAGCAGGACCTCAAGCTTTACAATG CGGTGCGTGATGTCTCCAAGTGGAGTGCGAGGATGAGGCAGCCCATGGAGGAGGTGTATGGAGCACAAGTCTTTGCTAAAACCTGGGAGGCCTGGGGGGATGGGATCGCACAGTTTGCAAAAAGACCAGAAG GGAGTATCTGCCTGGAGCTTCTGCCACTAATCAGCTGTCCAACCCTCATCATCCACGGAGAGAAAGACCCCATGGTGCCCAGCTTCCACCCACAGTGCCTCCTCAAACACATCAAGGGATCACG ATTACACCTGATGCCAGAGGGTAAACACAATCTCCACCTGAGGTACGCTGATGAATTCAACAGACTGGTGGAAGACTTTCTGGGAGTGATGGATTAA